A genomic window from Salvia splendens isolate huo1 chromosome 11, SspV2, whole genome shotgun sequence includes:
- the LOC121756003 gene encoding mannan endo-1,4-beta-mannosidase 2-like: MVKSRMFGGNGVLYPIVAFASCVAFIYLSFGDLWINIHGDGKWSFVERNGTQFVVDGMPFYFNGWNSYWMMDHAADEFRRGKVREMLQTGARMGLTVCRTWAFNDGEYNALQITPGRFDERVFRALDYVIAESRRNGIRLMLCLVNNLQAYGGKTQYVKWAWEEGVGLSSSNDSFFYDPSIRRYFKHYVKTVLTRRNTLTGIEYRDDPTIFGWELINEPRCMTDKSGDTLQDWIEEMSTFIKEIDRNHLLTVGLEGFYGPKSRKRSTVNPEIWASDIGTDFIRNSNLSTIDFASVHIYPDHWTHNPDFEYKLRFVSKWMISHIEDGDKELKKPVMFTEFGLSTENPDFTPAQRERFYKVILDIMYKSAGKNKSGAGSLVWQFLVEGMEYSNDDFGIIPWKRQSTYQLFAEHSCRLARIQGALSTQLYYLRKLCTLRK; encoded by the exons ATGGTTAAGAGCAGGATGTTTGGTGGGAATGGGGTGCTTTACCCCATTGTTGCCTTTGCATCGTGTGTGGCCTTCATATACTTGTCGTTTGGGGATTTGTGGATCAACATTCATGgggatgggaagtggagctttGTGGAGAGGAATGGGACTCAGTTTGTGGTGGATGGGATGCCCTTTTATTTCAATGGGTGGAATTCTTACTGGATGATGGATCATGCTGCTGATGAGTTTAGGAGAGGGAAGGTTAGGGAGATGCTGCAGACTGGGGCGAGGATGGGGCTCACTGTGTGTAGGACTTGGGCTTTTAATGATGGGGAGTATAATGCTCTTCAAATTACACCGGGCCGATTCGATGAGAGGGTGTTTAGG GCGTTGGATTATGTTATTGCAGAATCAAGAAGAAACGGGATAAGGCTCATGCTGTGCTTGGTAAATAACTTGCAAGCTTATGGTGGAAAGACGCAATATGTCAAGTGGGCGTGGGAAGAAGGCGTGGGCTTGAGTTCTTCTAATGACTCGTTCTTTTATGACCCTTCTATCCGTCGCTACTTTAAGCATTACGTTAAG ACTGTTCTAACAAGGAGGAACACATTGACCGGAATCGAGTATAGGGACGATCCAACTATCTTTGGATGGGAGTTGATCAACGAACCCCGCTGTATGACTGATAAATCCGGTGATACACTTCAG GATTGGATCGAAGAAATGTCGACTTTCATAAAAGAAATCGACAGGAACCATCTGCTTACAGTGGGGCTTGAGGGATTCTACGGACCTAAAAGTCGGAAAAGATCGACTGTCAATCCCGAGATCTGGGCATCTGACATTGGAACGGATTTCATTCGCAATTCAAACCTCTCGACTATCGATTTTGCATCAGTTCACATTTACCCCGATCACTG GACACACAACCCGGATTTCGAATACAAGCTAAGGTTCGTCTCCAAGTGGATGATCTCCCACATCGAAGACGGCGACAAGGAGCTGAAAAAGCCCGTGATGTTCACCGAGTTCGGTCTATCCACAGAGAATCCGGACTTCACCCCTGCTCAGCGCGAGAGGTTCTACAAAGTGATTCTCGACATAATGTACAAGTCCGCTGGGAAGAACAAGTCGGGAGCGGGATCCCTCGTGTGGCAGTTCCTGGTGGAAGGGATGGAGTACTCCAACGACGACTTTGGGATCATCCCGTGGAAGAGGCAGTCGACGTATCAGCTCTTCGCTGAGCACTCGTGCAGGCTCGCGCGAATCCAAGgtgcactctccacacaattaTATTACTTGAGAAAACTGTGCACACTAAGAAAATAG
- the LOC121754063 gene encoding probable serine/threonine-protein kinase At1g54610, which translates to MGCVCGKPSSAVEDSEVSPKQRELSRKASELRMARGVSSRRNESFSMKENLESGDVKIGLIDRKVSGSRKVRDDYYEKKRKESCEDLGGNFPNMGSLPSAVVGEQVAAGWPSWLVAAAGEAICGWVPRKADTFEKLDKIGQGTYSSVYKGRDLLTNKYVALKKVRFDNMDPESVKFMAREILILRRLDHPNIIKLEGLVTSKTSSSLYLVFEYMEHDLTGLASLPGVKFSEPQVKCYMKQLLSGLDYCHRNGILHRDIKGSNLLINNHGILKIADFGLASYFDNHNKIPLTSRVVTLWYRPPELLLGATQYGVAVDLWSTGCILGELYAGKPIMPGRTEVEQLHKIFKLCGSPSEDYWKKSKLPHSPVFKPIQPYRRRIADTFKDRHDAAVKLMEILLSVDPSDRGTAASALESEFFKTSPIPCDPSSLPKYPPSKEIDAKLREEEARRKGAAGAKGHKGDNDSKKPREFRSVVGLDPNAELSRLIPRHGHADSKSRSEFFNTQKQDAAPGFAVDQSGRAQGLSERSKDHLPNPRERVISNSGPLAPPVSWTSSGKKSNNISVASTRNGLSPAECRNSLGPQRVEATNQAGRFSQSFGEAVRNHDRSRQSQIPLGSHQADYGRINTKETVLDGHGKERTIHFSGPLLAPSNNIEQVLKEHDRRIQEAARRLRHEKTRAGRVRPHETQTSSKQTHVSNQSAG; encoded by the exons ATGGGTTGTGTTTGTGGGAAGCCGTCTTCGGCGGTTGAGGATAGTGAGGTGAGCCCAAAGCAGAGGGAGCTGAGTAGGAAGGCGTCTGAGCTGCGTATGGCGAGGGGGGTTTCGTCGAGGAGGAATGAGAGTTTCTCAATGAAGGAGAATTTGGAGAGTGGTGATGTGAAGATTGGGCTGATTGATAGGAAGGTTAGTGGGTCTAGGAAGGTGAGGGATGATTATTatgagaagaagaggaaggagaGCTGTGAGGATCTAGGTGGGAATTTCCCCAACATGGGGAGCCTCCCGAGCGCGGTGGTGGGCGAGCAGGTGGCTGCTGGGTGGCCGTCTTGGCTGGTCGCGGCGGCTGGGGAGGCCATCTGCGGATGGGTTCCGCGGAAAGCTGATACCTTTGAAAAGCTTGATAAG ATTGGTCAAGGGACTTACAGTAGCGTGTATAAGGGCAGAGATCTCCTGACTAACAAATACGTGGCTCTGAAGAAAGTGCGTTTTGACAATATGGATCCAGAAAGCGTGAAATTCATGGCAAGGGAGATTCTCATCTTGCGAAGGCTTGATCACCCGAACATTATCAAGCTGGAAGGCTTGGTCACTTCAAAAACGTCTTCGAGTTTATACCTCGTCTTTGAGTATATGGAGCATGATCTCACTGGTCTTGCGTCACTGCCCGGCGTCAAGTTCTCAGAGCCACAG GTGAAGTGTTACATGAAACAGCTATTGAGTGGGCTGGATTATTGTCACAGGAACGGTATCCTGCATCGTGATATTAAGGGTTCGAATCTCTTGATTAACAATCACGGGATCTTAAAGATCGCCGATTTTGGCTTGGCGAGTTATTTTGATAATCACAACAAAATCCCTCTCACAAGCCGTGTTGTGACTTTATGGTATCGGCCACCTGAACTTTTGCTCGGAGCGACTCAGTATGGAGTTGCTGTCGATTTATGGAGTACCGGCTGCATACTCGGAGAATTATACGCTGGCAAGCCCATCATGCCTGGTAGAACCGAG GTTGAGCAGCTGCATAAGATATTCAAGCTTTGTGGTTCGCCTTCTGAGGATTATTGGAAAAAATCGAAGTTACCCCATTCTCCCGTCTTTAAGCCTATTCAGCCTTACAGACGGCGGATTGCTGATACCTTTAAGGATCGTCATGATGCTGCTGTAAAGCTTATGGAGATCCTACTCTCAGTCGATCCTTCTGATCGAGGGACTGCAGCTAGTGCTCTCGAGAGTGAG TTCTTCAAAACATCTCCCATTCCATGTGATCCATCGAGTTTGCCCAAATATCCTCCAAGCAAAGAGATCGATGCAAAACTGAGAGAAGAGGAAGCGAGAAG GAAAGGAGCTGCTGGAGCTAAGGGACATAAGGGTGACAATGATTCTAAAAAACCGAGAGAATTCAGAAGTGTGGTAGGGCTCGATCCCAATGCTGAGTTGTCTAGGTTAATCCCG AGGCATGGCCACGCGGACTCAAAGAGCCGTAGCGAATTTTTCAACACTCAAAAGCAAGACGCTGCTCCTGGTTTTGCAGTGGATCAATCGGGACGAGCACAGGGTCTGTCCGAAAGGAGCAAAGATCACCTGCCAAACCCGAGGGAGAGAGTGATTTCCAATTCCGGTCCTCTTGCTCCACCTGTGAGCTGGACGTCGTCTGGGAAGAAAAGCAACAATATTTCCGTTGCTTCCACCAGAAACGGTTTGTCACCTGCAGAATGCCGAAACAGTTTAGGCCCTCAACGCGTCGAGGCTACAAATCAAGCAGGCAGGTTCTCGCAGTCGTTCGGAGAAGCTGTGAGAAATCACGACAGGAGCCGGCAATCTCAAATACCTCTGGGCTCTCACCAGGCCGACTACGGAAGAATCAACACGAAAGAAACCGTCTTG GACGGGCACGGTAAGGAGAGAACGATCCATTTCTCGGGTCCTCTGCTTGCCCCATCGAACAACATCGAGCAGGTGCTCAAAGAGCACGATCGCCGGATCCAAGAAGCTGCTCGGCGCTTGAGGCACGAGAAGACGAGGGCCGGTAGAGTTCGGCCCCACGAGACGCAAACGTCGTCTAAACAGACGCACGTCTCGAATCAAAGCGCCGGATAG
- the LOC121754065 gene encoding wax ester synthase/diacylglycerol acyltransferase 3-like, with the protein MEGEEEILEPMSPSAQYLRSSALSLTILGVLEIENEIDDSMTMSLLKDIFLPINPRFSSVMVSNKKGERKWKKVEVNVEDHIIVPTFPGGMSVDYYDECFNDYLSKIAAEQLPLHQPLWEIHILKYSTKNAAGNVIFKLHHSLGDGYSLMGALLSCLRCADDPSMPLTFPWVRTRIRHKSCFLRRIPRFFTSLVHTACDFGGSLLKSTFMEDDNSPIRSGADGVEFRPIATATTTFSIDQLKQIKSKLNVTINDVITGVIILGTRLYMQKADEESIKSKTTALVLLNTRAIGGYKSIDEMIRPNSDSPWGNRFAFLQVPLPKLTRAELLNPLHFVKKAHRIIKRQKNSPAVYLTGQLLRFITMVRGHQAASRHILGTLKNTSMAISNLVGPIEQMTLANNLCKGLYSVVAGTPQSLTITMISYMGNMRIAVTTEKDFIDHNEMMSCIEFAFDVIYKAALEA; encoded by the exons ATGGAGGGTGAAGAAGAAATATTGGAGCCAATGAGCCCAAGTGCTCAATACTTGAGGAGCTCTGCGTTATCACTTACAATCTTAGGAGTTTtggaaattgaaaatgaaattgatgatTCAATGACTATGTCTCTCCTCAAAGATATTTTCTTGCCAATAAACCCTCGTTTCTCCTCCGTTATG GTTAGTAACaagaaaggagaaaggaaatGGAAGAAGGTAGAGGTGAATGTGGAAGACCACATCATCGTCCCAACTTTCCCTGGTGGCATGTCGGTGGACTACTACGACGAATGTTTCAACGACTACTTGTCGAAAATAGCGGCGGAACAACTCCCATTGCATCAACCACTTTGGGAAATCCACATACTCAAATACTCTACCAAGAATGCAGCGGGCAACGTGATCTTCAAGCTCCACCACTCTTTAGGCGACGGCTACTCCTTGATGGGAGCCCTCCTCTCCTGCCTCCGATGTGCGGATGATCCCTCGATGCCATTGACATTTCCGTGGGTACGTACCAGAATCCGTCACAAAAGCTGCTTTTTGCGACGGATTCCTAGGTTTTTTACCAGCCTTGTTCACACGGCTTGCGATTTTGGGGGTAGCCTCTTAAAGAGCACCTTCATGGAGGACGATAACTCGCCAATTAGATCGGGAGCCGACGGTGTGGAATTCCGGCCGATCGCGACCGCTACAACCACTTTTTCTATTGACCAGCTCAAGCAAATAAAGAGCAAGCTCAATGTG ACTATTAACGACGTCATAACTGGTGTGATAATATTGGGGACTCGACTATACATGCAAAAAGCAGATGAAgaatcaattaaatcaaagacaACAGCCCTAGTCTTGCTCAACACTAGAGCTATTGGAGGCTACAAATCAATAGATGAGATGATCAGACCTAATTCGGACTCACCATGGGGCAACCGGTTCGCTTTCTTACAAGTTCCTCTGCCTAAATTGACTAGGGCCGAGCTTCTCAACCCGCTTCATTTTGTCAAAAAAGCTCACCGGATCATCAAGAGACAGAAGAACTCTCCCGCGGTTTACCTAACTGGGCAGCTTCTTCGTTTTATTACAATGGTTAGAGGTCACCAG GCAGCGTCTCGACACATCCTTGGAACATTAAAGAACACAAGCATGGCGATATCGAATTTGGTCGGGCCCATAGAACAAATGACGTTGGCCAATAACCTTTGTAAAGGACTATACTCCGTCGTTGCAGGGACACCTCAG AGTCTAACGATAACAATGATAAGCTATATGGGAAATATGAGGATTGCAGTGACAACAGAGAAAGATTTCATTGACCACAATGAAATGATGTCATGTATCGAATTTGCCTTTGATGTTATCTATAAAGCTGCCCTTGAAGCTTAA